In a single window of the Planctomycetia bacterium genome:
- a CDS encoding DUF1015 domain-containing protein yields MAHIEPFTALRFTERDVSNLIAPPYDILDDTDKAALLRKDDHNIVAIDLPHVPPKTAGPDEVYQRAAGEMTSWLDIRCLARDELPGLYVYHQSYKLGKKTLTRKKFFARLRLEEFGRGQVFAHEQTFGGPKEDRLKLTAATRCNVSPIFGLYPDPANEVAALLGEAIDHREPDQAGILDGIQNVLWAVTDRAIIEEVMAKMADKPVFIADGHHRYGTALMYRAQQVAESGEPPESDPVNYVLAVLGGMEDPGATIMPYFRTITGVPKITPDALRQALAGFFNWEVVKRPKDEDALATLLTSAGPGSMALYIGTGDVCATIAPTKADLLAELEPKRKAAWRTLPYSVLHRLIIDEIITPKLCGGTAPAIHYHKTMMEAVNDATVSSGIACLMPATTMQQLRDICTAGELMPQKSTYFYPKLATGMVVNPLY; encoded by the coding sequence ATGGCACACATCGAACCCTTCACCGCGCTGCGATTCACCGAACGCGACGTCAGCAACCTGATCGCCCCGCCCTATGACATCCTCGACGACACCGACAAGGCCGCCCTGCTCCGAAAGGACGACCATAACATCGTCGCCATCGACCTGCCCCATGTGCCGCCGAAGACCGCCGGGCCGGACGAAGTCTATCAGCGCGCCGCCGGCGAGATGACGAGCTGGCTCGACATTCGCTGCCTCGCTCGTGATGAGCTGCCCGGCCTCTACGTCTACCATCAGTCTTACAAACTCGGCAAGAAGACCCTCACCCGCAAAAAGTTCTTCGCCCGACTCCGCCTCGAGGAGTTCGGTCGCGGGCAGGTCTTCGCCCACGAGCAGACTTTCGGCGGGCCGAAGGAAGACCGGCTCAAGCTCACGGCCGCGACGCGCTGCAACGTCAGCCCCATCTTCGGTCTCTATCCCGATCCCGCCAACGAGGTCGCCGCTCTGCTCGGCGAGGCCATCGACCATCGCGAGCCGGATCAGGCGGGCATTCTCGACGGCATTCAGAACGTCCTCTGGGCCGTGACTGATCGCGCGATCATCGAAGAGGTCATGGCCAAGATGGCCGACAAGCCCGTCTTCATCGCCGACGGGCACCACCGCTACGGCACGGCGCTGATGTATCGCGCGCAGCAGGTGGCCGAGTCCGGCGAGCCGCCCGAGAGCGACCCGGTCAATTACGTCCTCGCCGTCCTCGGCGGCATGGAGGACCCCGGCGCGACGATCATGCCCTACTTCCGCACCATCACCGGCGTGCCAAAGATCACGCCGGATGCGCTGCGGCAGGCGCTGGCCGGCTTCTTCAACTGGGAGGTCGTCAAGCGGCCCAAGGACGAAGACGCCCTCGCAACATTGCTGACCTCAGCCGGGCCCGGTTCGATGGCGCTTTACATCGGCACCGGCGACGTCTGCGCGACGATCGCGCCGACGAAGGCCGACCTGCTCGCCGAGCTCGAACCGAAGCGCAAGGCGGCCTGGCGAACCCTGCCGTACAGCGTCCTGCACCGGCTGATCATCGACGAAATCATCACGCCGAAGCTCTGCGGCGGCACGGCCCCGGCGATCCACTATCACAAGACCATGATGGAGGCGGTCAACGACGCGACCGTCTCGTCCGGCATCGCCTGCCTCATGCCGGCGACGACCATGCAGCAACTCCGCGACATCTGCACGGCCGGCGAACTTATGCCGCAGAAGTCGACGTATTTTTATCCCAAGCTCGCGACGGGGATGGTGGTGAACCCGCTGTATTAG
- a CDS encoding class II aldolase/adducin family protein has product MSSDWTIRREMCEVARRVYDKGLVGGTDGNISARMTGDRLLISPSGSCLGLLEPADLVLIDHSGNVILGRGRPSSERWMHIEAYRERPDAQAVIHAHPPATVAFTVAGIEMDPCALPEVILAFGRVPVTQYATPATTEGAVVVRELIRQYDALVLDRHGSITVGKSLNDAFFKLEKLEHGAYTMVLAHQLGSARRLPPEEVAKLAALRESMGIGRASDVPPSCTPGVSIPSIKPKSNERY; this is encoded by the coding sequence ATGAGCAGCGACTGGACAATTCGGCGCGAGATGTGCGAGGTCGCGCGGCGGGTCTACGACAAAGGGCTCGTCGGCGGCACCGACGGAAACATCTCCGCGCGCATGACCGGCGACCGGCTGCTGATCTCGCCGAGCGGCTCGTGCCTGGGACTTTTGGAGCCGGCCGATCTTGTGCTGATCGATCATTCCGGAAATGTCATCCTCGGGCGCGGCCGCCCATCGAGCGAGCGATGGATGCACATCGAGGCGTATCGCGAGCGCCCCGACGCCCAGGCCGTCATCCACGCGCACCCGCCGGCGACCGTCGCGTTCACCGTCGCGGGGATTGAGATGGACCCGTGCGCGCTGCCGGAGGTGATTCTGGCGTTCGGCCGGGTGCCGGTCACGCAGTACGCGACGCCTGCCACGACGGAGGGGGCGGTGGTGGTGCGCGAACTCATCCGGCAATACGACGCGCTGGTGCTCGATCGACACGGGTCGATTACCGTCGGGAAGTCGCTGAACGACGCCTTCTTCAAGCTGGAGAAGCTGGAGCACGGGGCCTATACGATGGTGCTGGCTCACCAGCTCGGCAGTGCCCGGCGACTGCCGCCGGAGGAAGTGGCGAAATTGGCGGCGCTGCGCGAGTCGATGGGGATCGGCCGAGCGAGCGATGTGCCGCCCAGTTGCACGCCGGGGGTTTCGATTCCGTCGATCAAGCCGAAGAGCAACGAGCGGTACTAG
- the asnB gene encoding asparagine synthase (glutamine-hydrolyzing) produces MCGIAGYLRPDAAPDEAMLREMCARLRHRGPDGDDIWVNRAAGLGLAHTRLKVQDLTPAADQPMTSADGKVTLVYNGEIYNFRELRDELRAAGAFFKSTGDTEVLLELCRRDPELSFLPNLNGMFAFALWRSDDKTLTLVRDRTGVKPLLHAELPGGGIAFASELHALRPATNNLVMDPTAVVQLLTLGFIAAPRTIFTGVQKLRPGHSLRYQSGRIEIRAWAPPISPARSAAPDAASSFREACAQIRSTFSNAVSQRLLADVPVGVFLSGGIDSAIVTAVAAKTSDRRVRTFSVSFPDNPFYDESRYAKAVADMHDTDHTVLPLSLSDVQNIIPTVQHHVGEPFADSSVLPTYLLSRLTREHVTVALSGDGADELFAGYNRYASATLNQRIGWLARTPLYAPLRSLIERLPSRRETKWGGIFSQAKRAIRSMDPGPAHRQANWMRTSDDRTLTRLLADQSTAPELIEAVVQLLWHYRPPGSGDGDLNAHLAVEWQTSLPDDMLTKVDLASMAHGLEVRSPFLDYRLVQSVFAMPWQWKLAGWKKKHLLIEAFRDMLPPLLHDRPKKGFEVPVGVWLRGPLNDFARQLIADDKCFFGPLLSREGAMATLNEHSSGRADHNFCLWALVSLLAWQQHHAAGIEVASGE; encoded by the coding sequence ATGTGCGGAATCGCCGGATACCTTCGACCAGACGCCGCGCCGGACGAAGCGATGCTGCGCGAGATGTGCGCAAGACTTCGGCACCGGGGACCCGATGGCGACGACATCTGGGTCAATCGCGCAGCCGGTCTCGGCCTCGCCCATACGCGGCTCAAGGTCCAGGACCTGACCCCGGCCGCCGATCAACCGATGACCAGCGCCGATGGCAAAGTCACGCTGGTCTATAACGGCGAGATCTACAACTTCCGCGAACTGCGCGACGAGCTCCGCGCCGCCGGCGCCTTTTTCAAATCGACCGGCGACACCGAGGTCCTGCTGGAGCTGTGCCGCCGCGACCCGGAACTGTCATTCCTCCCCAATCTCAACGGCATGTTCGCCTTCGCCCTCTGGCGCAGCGACGACAAAACGCTCACCCTGGTCCGCGATCGAACAGGCGTCAAGCCGCTTCTGCACGCCGAGCTGCCCGGCGGAGGCATCGCCTTCGCATCGGAATTGCACGCACTTCGCCCGGCCACGAATAATCTGGTAATGGACCCCACGGCTGTCGTCCAACTGCTGACGCTCGGCTTCATCGCCGCCCCGCGCACCATCTTCACCGGCGTTCAAAAGCTGCGACCCGGCCACTCGTTGCGATACCAATCCGGCAGAATTGAGATTCGCGCTTGGGCGCCGCCGATCTCGCCTGCAAGGTCCGCCGCACCCGACGCCGCTTCATCCTTCCGAGAAGCCTGCGCTCAGATTCGCTCCACTTTCTCCAACGCCGTTAGTCAGCGGCTTCTCGCCGATGTCCCCGTCGGCGTCTTCCTCTCCGGCGGGATCGACTCGGCGATCGTGACCGCCGTCGCGGCCAAAACCTCCGACCGTCGCGTACGCACCTTCTCCGTGTCGTTCCCCGACAATCCCTTCTACGACGAGAGCCGCTACGCAAAGGCCGTCGCCGACATGCACGACACCGATCACACTGTGCTGCCGTTGTCACTGTCCGACGTGCAGAACATCATCCCCACCGTCCAGCATCATGTAGGTGAGCCGTTCGCCGACAGCTCCGTCCTGCCGACCTATCTGCTCTCCCGCCTCACGCGCGAGCATGTCACCGTGGCCCTCAGCGGTGACGGCGCCGACGAACTCTTCGCGGGCTACAACCGCTACGCCTCGGCCACCCTGAATCAGCGCATCGGGTGGCTCGCTCGAACGCCCCTCTATGCCCCGCTGCGAAGCCTCATTGAGCGCTTGCCCTCGCGGCGAGAGACGAAATGGGGAGGCATCTTCTCCCAGGCCAAGCGGGCCATCCGCTCCATGGACCCGGGCCCGGCGCATCGCCAGGCGAATTGGATGCGCACCAGCGACGACCGCACCCTCACGCGTCTGCTCGCCGACCAATCGACCGCCCCGGAGCTCATTGAGGCCGTCGTGCAGTTACTCTGGCACTATCGACCGCCCGGCTCTGGCGACGGCGACCTGAATGCCCATCTCGCCGTTGAATGGCAAACGTCGCTCCCCGACGACATGCTCACCAAGGTCGATCTCGCCTCAATGGCCCATGGCCTCGAGGTGCGATCCCCATTCCTCGACTATCGCCTCGTGCAAAGCGTCTTCGCCATGCCCTGGCAGTGGAAGCTGGCCGGCTGGAAGAAGAAGCACCTGCTCATCGAGGCCTTCAGGGACATGCTGCCGCCGCTTTTGCACGATCGGCCGAAGAAGGGCTTCGAGGTGCCGGTCGGCGTCTGGCTGCGCGGCCCGCTGAATGACTTCGCCCGACAACTCATCGCGGATGACAAGTGCTTCTTCGGGCCACTCCTGTCGCGCGAGGGCGCGATGGCCACATTGAACGAGCATTCCTCCGGCCGGGCCGATCACAATTTCTGTCTGTGGGCGTTGGTCTCGCTATTGGCGTGGCAGCAGCATCACGCGGCGGGCATCGAAGTCGCGTCGGGCGAGTAA
- a CDS encoding glycosyltransferase, whose product MKILHVVQSLDPAWGGIARVLPMLAAELAKAGQTCRIATLAGGRYGAPPEVKGVEVLRFASLDGSRFGKSADFSARVGELIQSADVVHLHGLWTGQNWAAGKAARKIGKPYIMTPHSMMMPWAWRRSRWKKLPAGWLFEHANLRGAKFLHALADGEARAMRELGFNERIEVIPNGLNVAEFEQLPSAEAIESRFPELSGRNLLVFIGRIHPQKGIVQALQGAFDTFAAAKDWHFVIAGPDEVGMQRMLGAAVARKKMTDRVTFTGLLSREEVRSLLGRAGVLLQPSMSEGLSMSIVEALAAGVPVVISEACNMPEVEAGGAGRIVEADRGAISSALKPIVASEDARREMSRRARELARERYDWRGLIPRYVKLYERAIRE is encoded by the coding sequence ATGAAGATTCTGCATGTGGTTCAATCGCTCGATCCGGCCTGGGGAGGCATCGCGCGGGTGCTGCCGATGCTCGCCGCCGAACTGGCGAAGGCGGGGCAGACTTGCCGCATCGCGACACTCGCGGGCGGGCGCTACGGCGCACCCCCAGAAGTCAAAGGCGTGGAAGTCCTACGGTTTGCCTCGCTGGACGGTTCGCGATTTGGAAAGTCGGCGGACTTTTCGGCACGGGTCGGCGAGCTCATCCAAAGCGCGGACGTGGTTCACCTGCACGGCCTGTGGACCGGTCAGAACTGGGCGGCGGGGAAGGCGGCTCGCAAGATCGGGAAGCCTTACATCATGACGCCTCACAGCATGATGATGCCGTGGGCGTGGCGCCGCAGCCGTTGGAAGAAGCTTCCCGCGGGCTGGCTTTTTGAGCATGCCAACCTGCGCGGGGCCAAGTTTCTGCACGCGTTGGCAGACGGGGAGGCGCGGGCCATGCGGGAGCTTGGCTTCAACGAGCGTATTGAGGTCATTCCCAACGGGCTGAATGTTGCGGAGTTCGAGCAACTGCCGTCGGCTGAGGCGATTGAGTCCCGATTCCCGGAGCTTTCGGGGCGCAACCTGCTGGTCTTCATCGGGCGGATTCATCCTCAGAAGGGTATCGTTCAGGCGCTTCAGGGGGCATTCGACACGTTTGCGGCGGCGAAGGATTGGCACTTTGTCATTGCTGGGCCGGACGAGGTGGGGATGCAGCGGATGCTCGGGGCCGCCGTTGCCCGGAAGAAGATGACGGATCGCGTCACGTTCACGGGTCTGCTCTCACGGGAGGAGGTTCGGTCGCTGCTCGGCCGGGCGGGCGTGCTTTTGCAGCCGAGCATGAGCGAGGGGCTCTCGATGTCGATCGTTGAGGCGCTGGCGGCGGGGGTGCCGGTGGTCATCTCGGAGGCTTGTAACATGCCGGAAGTGGAAGCGGGCGGGGCCGGCCGGATTGTCGAGGCGGATCGGGGTGCCATTTCTTCGGCACTTAAGCCCATTGTTGCATCGGAAGACGCCCGGCGGGAGATGTCGCGTCGCGCTCGGGAATTGGCCCGGGAGCGATACGATTGGCGGGGATTGATTCCGCGGTATGTCAAACTCTACGAGCGGGCGATCCGTGAATAA
- a CDS encoding SIMPL domain-containing protein codes for MEYNLRFNFAITAAVVVVAGILSVTTSAVIASRAYVERGAQAVKTEQVISVKGSTRKRIRSDQAVWHIAVRGEHKDLKEAFAVLDMGVRDVAEFLREQGFSTQQIVQDAINTVEHHVRDAKGNETREISAYSLSRGFTITTPDVDRIFRAAGEVTQLIEKGILVISCSPEYYYTDLAPLKVGLMEEAAKDARARADKIAGAAGCRVAEVMWANMGVLQVTQPHSTDVSDYGVYDTGTIDKDVQAVVSVRFRIEAD; via the coding sequence GTGGAGTACAATCTTCGATTCAACTTTGCCATAACCGCGGCCGTGGTGGTGGTCGCCGGGATTTTGAGCGTGACCACCAGCGCGGTGATTGCCTCGCGGGCTTACGTGGAGCGCGGGGCGCAGGCGGTCAAGACAGAGCAGGTCATTTCGGTCAAAGGCTCGACTCGCAAGAGGATTCGTTCCGATCAGGCGGTGTGGCACATTGCCGTTCGCGGAGAACACAAGGACCTCAAGGAGGCGTTCGCCGTGCTGGACATGGGCGTCCGGGATGTGGCGGAGTTTCTTAGGGAGCAGGGGTTCTCTACTCAGCAGATCGTGCAGGACGCCATCAATACGGTTGAGCATCACGTGCGCGATGCAAAGGGAAACGAGACGCGGGAGATCAGCGCTTACTCGTTGTCGCGCGGTTTCACGATTACGACGCCGGACGTGGACCGCATCTTTCGCGCGGCCGGAGAGGTGACGCAGCTCATCGAAAAGGGGATACTCGTGATCTCATGTTCGCCGGAATATTACTACACGGACCTGGCGCCGCTGAAGGTCGGACTGATGGAGGAGGCCGCGAAAGACGCGAGGGCGCGGGCGGACAAGATCGCGGGGGCGGCGGGTTGCCGGGTGGCGGAGGTGATGTGGGCGAACATGGGCGTGCTGCAGGTGACACAGCCGCACTCGACCGACGTGAGCGACTACGGCGTCTATGACACCGGGACGATCGACAAGGACGTTCAGGCGGTGGTGTCGGTGCGATTTCGGATTGAGGCGGATTAG
- a CDS encoding serine/threonine protein kinase: MSRDRLWTWVQGEDDDAASRAEISEHLEVCLSCKSEVSDMRDLIGELQNVAVSCAPVATAEAPRVIGDYQIIRQIGRGGSSVVYQAEQRDTRTPVALKVIGTGPRVSDFQFRLFEREVQTLARLNHPAIAAMLEAGRLDDGSLFFAMELVRGVGLREFAEGQRFEGPDEKPLTLRERLVLFRRVCEGVSYAHQRGVTHCDIRPSNVLVSDQAAGHSHGDDLPAFPKLIDIGHARLLGRDEAARPTHAEDDRYLDSIPYLSPEHSQGQQDQIDIRSDIYSLGVVLYELLTGSLPDDAGRNSRRSAFGAAHPHPAIKPECLKRAVPGELASIILKAMENEPQRRYQSAAAFADDIDRFLSGMPILARSRSTSYQLRKLVARHRLSVGFAATLLLTFVGTGVSTLLQARRISTEAARGQRVQTILESFYEAPDPERSGRRDVTVLESLDAKAKTLTQELEDDPLVAAAVRNTIGNTYRSLSDLPSAALHLTYALETRRKLLGDDNIETAKSMNDLGVLRLLQGEPDQAENLWQAAVAVRRNVLGPDHPDVAETLNHLGVVKSHDDERFEEAKANLEEALRIRRNVLAAVQADSAASREIRLARDDVAQTLSILGGLYRIRHTPDEFADAERSYREALRLQQESFGPVHPQVAKVHNNLGKLFQSKGEFDAAEQCFQTALRILRSDHSYGEDHQYIARLLSSIAQVKLARGDISAAQAFGEEALALREKLLGPTHAETTESRRFLDSLISSRAAAN; this comes from the coding sequence ATGTCCCGAGATCGCCTCTGGACCTGGGTCCAGGGCGAAGACGACGACGCAGCCTCGCGCGCGGAGATCTCCGAGCATCTGGAGGTTTGTCTCTCCTGCAAGAGCGAAGTCTCCGACATGCGCGACCTGATCGGCGAATTGCAGAATGTCGCCGTTAGCTGCGCACCGGTCGCAACCGCCGAAGCGCCGCGGGTAATCGGCGACTACCAGATCATCAGGCAGATCGGCCGCGGCGGATCGAGCGTCGTCTACCAGGCCGAGCAGCGCGATACCCGAACTCCGGTCGCCCTGAAAGTCATCGGCACGGGCCCGCGCGTCAGCGATTTTCAGTTCCGCCTCTTCGAACGGGAAGTGCAGACGCTTGCCCGCCTCAATCATCCGGCTATCGCGGCGATGCTGGAAGCGGGTCGATTGGACGACGGAAGCCTCTTCTTCGCCATGGAGCTGGTCCGCGGCGTCGGCCTGCGAGAGTTCGCCGAAGGTCAACGATTCGAAGGGCCCGACGAAAAGCCGCTCACTCTTCGCGAGCGTCTTGTCCTTTTCCGTCGCGTCTGCGAAGGCGTCAGCTACGCCCACCAGCGCGGCGTCACCCATTGCGACATCAGACCCTCAAATGTCCTCGTCTCGGATCAGGCCGCCGGCCATTCGCACGGCGACGATCTTCCCGCCTTTCCGAAGCTGATCGATATAGGACACGCCCGGCTCTTGGGGCGCGACGAAGCCGCACGTCCTACCCACGCCGAAGACGACCGCTACCTCGACTCAATCCCCTACCTGAGCCCCGAACATTCCCAGGGGCAGCAGGATCAGATCGACATTCGCAGCGACATCTATTCGCTCGGGGTCGTCCTCTATGAACTCCTGACCGGTTCTCTGCCCGATGACGCCGGCCGCAACTCGCGACGATCAGCTTTCGGCGCTGCTCACCCTCACCCGGCAATAAAACCTGAATGCCTCAAACGCGCGGTACCCGGCGAATTGGCATCGATCATCCTCAAAGCGATGGAGAACGAACCGCAGCGCCGTTACCAAAGCGCTGCCGCCTTCGCCGACGACATCGACCGCTTTCTGTCAGGCATGCCCATTCTCGCCCGCTCGCGAAGCACGAGTTACCAGCTTCGCAAGCTCGTCGCCCGGCATCGCCTGTCTGTCGGGTTCGCCGCGACGCTGCTCCTCACGTTCGTCGGAACCGGTGTGTCGACGCTGCTGCAGGCCCGCCGCATCTCGACCGAAGCGGCAAGAGGGCAGCGCGTGCAAACGATTCTTGAGTCGTTCTACGAAGCGCCGGACCCGGAGCGCTCAGGGCGGCGCGACGTCACCGTCCTCGAATCGCTCGATGCCAAGGCAAAGACCCTCACGCAGGAACTGGAAGATGATCCTCTGGTCGCCGCGGCAGTTCGCAACACGATCGGAAACACCTACCGCAGCCTCAGCGACCTGCCTTCGGCGGCGCTTCACCTGACCTACGCACTGGAAACGCGCCGCAAGTTGCTCGGCGATGACAACATCGAAACCGCGAAAAGCATGAACGACCTCGGCGTGCTGCGCCTTCTCCAGGGAGAGCCCGACCAGGCTGAGAATCTATGGCAGGCGGCGGTCGCCGTTCGTCGAAACGTCCTCGGTCCCGACCACCCCGACGTTGCGGAGACGCTCAATCATCTCGGCGTCGTCAAGAGCCACGATGACGAACGATTCGAGGAAGCGAAGGCGAACCTGGAGGAGGCCCTCCGCATCCGCCGCAATGTCCTCGCCGCCGTTCAGGCCGACTCCGCCGCTTCACGAGAGATCAGGCTGGCCCGCGACGACGTCGCCCAGACTCTGAGCATCCTGGGCGGCCTCTATCGCATCCGGCACACGCCCGACGAGTTCGCAGACGCCGAGCGCAGCTATCGCGAAGCCCTGCGACTCCAGCAGGAATCGTTCGGCCCCGTCCATCCTCAGGTCGCCAAGGTACACAACAATCTCGGCAAGCTCTTTCAGAGCAAGGGCGAGTTCGACGCCGCCGAACAGTGCTTCCAGACCGCCCTGCGCATCCTCCGCAGTGACCACAGCTACGGCGAGGATCATCAGTACATTGCCCGGCTCCTCTCCAGCATCGCTCAGGTAAAACTGGCAAGAGGTGACATCTCCGCGGCACAGGCCTTCGGCGAGGAGGCCCTCGCCCTTCGCGAAAAACTCCTCGGCCCCACCCATGCCGAAACGACCGAGTCACGCCGATTCCTCGACTCGCTCATCTCCAGTCGCGCCGCCGCCAACTAG
- a CDS encoding sigma-70 family RNA polymerase sigma factor has product MDLTSENSLSVSGPIGTVREDHVAAPDAIFEKYKAALHRFCMGYLGDEALAEEVARETFARLSDGRELPSGDLRPWLYKVARNHCLDIMRRRQQSLSRSGFADAARLGAGRPTGAVYNERQELMRQVLSNMPEEYRSVLMLKHVEGLSRAEIAEALEVSEPTIKGRLVRASEHLREALRNQSGSIS; this is encoded by the coding sequence ATGGACCTGACATCTGAAAACTCACTCTCCGTTTCCGGGCCCATCGGGACCGTGCGCGAAGACCATGTCGCCGCGCCCGATGCGATCTTTGAGAAGTACAAGGCAGCCCTGCATCGTTTCTGCATGGGTTACCTGGGCGATGAAGCCCTGGCTGAGGAAGTCGCCCGCGAAACCTTCGCCAGATTGAGCGACGGCAGGGAGCTGCCCTCAGGTGACCTCCGCCCCTGGCTCTACAAGGTCGCCCGCAACCATTGCCTCGACATCATGCGCAGGCGGCAGCAGAGCCTAAGCCGTAGCGGCTTCGCCGACGCCGCGAGGCTCGGCGCAGGCCGGCCAACCGGAGCTGTTTATAACGAACGACAGGAATTGATGCGACAGGTGCTGTCCAACATGCCCGAAGAATATCGCAGCGTGCTGATGTTGAAGCACGTTGAAGGATTATCGCGCGCGGAGATCGCCGAAGCGCTGGAGGTCAGTGAGCCCACCATCAAGGGAAGGCTCGTTCGCGCCTCCGAGCACCTTCGTGAGGCCCTCCGCAATCAATCCGGAAGCATCTCATGA
- a CDS encoding carbonic anhydrase: MEKIRKGVSCFHETIFPQQREHFEHLATQQRPNALFITCSDSRIHPNLITQTDPGDLFILRNPGNIVPPYNATDPGSEAATIEYAVAVLRVPNIIVCGHSNCGAMDALLRCGELNQLPAVVSWLHYAETTRRIMQTCFTDLKDTERMDVTIEQNVLMQVQHLKTHPSVAARLAASDLQMFAWVYEIGTGNIREHNSASGRFLSLTRPPPADRA; this comes from the coding sequence GTGGAAAAGATCCGCAAAGGCGTCAGTTGCTTTCACGAAACGATATTCCCCCAGCAGAGGGAACACTTTGAACATTTGGCAACACAGCAGCGGCCCAATGCGCTGTTCATCACGTGTTCCGACTCGCGCATACACCCCAACCTGATCACTCAGACAGACCCGGGCGATTTGTTCATTCTCCGGAATCCAGGCAACATTGTTCCGCCGTACAACGCCACCGATCCAGGCAGCGAGGCGGCGACGATCGAGTATGCCGTCGCGGTGCTGCGGGTCCCCAATATCATCGTGTGCGGCCATTCGAATTGCGGCGCAATGGATGCGCTTCTGAGATGCGGCGAGCTCAACCAGCTTCCGGCCGTCGTTTCCTGGCTGCACTACGCGGAGACGACGCGACGGATCATGCAGACCTGCTTTACCGATCTCAAGGATACCGAGCGCATGGATGTGACGATCGAGCAGAACGTGCTCATGCAGGTTCAACACCTCAAGACGCATCCGTCTGTTGCCGCGCGGCTTGCGGCGAGTGATCTCCAGATGTTCGCGTGGGTCTACGAGATCGGAACCGGGAACATCCGCGAGCATAACTCGGCGAGCGGTCGATTTCTCTCCCTGACGCGTCCGCCTCCCGCGGATCGGGCTTGA